A region from the Desulfobotulus pelophilus genome encodes:
- a CDS encoding BMC domain-containing protein, with protein sequence MDTLGMVEAKSIAAGVELADGMMKAAAVELVRASTICSGRYLIFVAGDRDAVGTSIRFAEDSGRLLVGSFILSNVSPQVLAVLKRSQPAEEGAAIGVIESRNVSSGVAAADGAVKRSAVRLVRLVTGQGINGKSYFVMSGDVASVKEAAEAAEAILGRNLVEAVVIPKPSASVVKALTSVVR encoded by the coding sequence ATGGATACTCTCGGTATGGTGGAAGCAAAAAGCATTGCCGCAGGTGTGGAACTGGCGGATGGCATGATGAAGGCTGCGGCTGTAGAGCTGGTTCGCGCATCCACCATCTGCTCCGGCAGATACCTGATTTTTGTGGCGGGCGACCGCGATGCCGTTGGTACTTCCATCCGGTTTGCAGAGGATTCGGGCAGGTTGCTGGTCGGAAGTTTTATTCTCTCCAATGTTTCTCCTCAGGTGCTGGCGGTACTGAAAAGGAGCCAGCCCGCAGAAGAGGGGGCGGCCATTGGTGTTATTGAGAGCCGCAACGTATCTTCCGGGGTGGCGGCGGCTGACGGGGCTGTCAAACGGTCCGCTGTCCGTCTGGTCCGCCTGGTCACGGGGCAGGGCATCAATGGGAAGTCCTATTTTGTGATGAGCGGAGATGTGGCCTCCGTGAAAGAAGCTGCAGAGGCCGCAGAGGCCATACTGGGCAGAAATCTTGTCGAGGCCGTTGTGATACCCAAGCCCAGCGCCTCGGTTGTGAAGGCGTTAACCAGCGTAGTGAGGTAA
- a CDS encoding acetaldehyde dehydrogenase (acetylating), with the protein MVDRDLMSIQEARALVRCARKAQEDFARLDQGRIDAIVKAVADAAVAQAEFLATLAVEETGFGKVPDKKAKNLLASEKLHEAIKDMKTIGVLSDDKVRKVVEIATPVGVIAGIIPSTNPTSTTIYKSMISLKSGNAIVFTPHPSARKCIGKTVEMIRGVLKNCGVCEDLVSVMSVPSMEGSAELMKVVDLILATGGPGMVKAAYSSGTPALGVGAGNVPAFIERSADIEDAVAKIFASKTFDNGTVCASEQAIVTESVIAEQVKKSFVAHGGYFLSGDKAEKVKRYMERGNGSMNPDIVGRDAAYIARFAGIDVPPGTRILIYEEEGVGPKYPFSKEKLTALLGFYTVNDWKEACEICDKLLRNGGVGHSLAIHSRNEEVIREFGLRKPVSRMLVNTPSTQGAVGISTSLFPSFTLGCGTVGGSATSDNVTPLNLMNVRRVAYDLGNTCCSSAPVPAASAASTTSSIDINAVTALIVEQLRKMA; encoded by the coding sequence ATGGTAGACAGAGATTTGATGTCCATTCAGGAGGCCCGTGCCCTTGTGCGCTGTGCACGGAAAGCCCAGGAGGATTTTGCCCGCCTGGATCAGGGCCGGATTGATGCCATTGTCAAAGCTGTTGCGGATGCGGCTGTGGCTCAGGCGGAATTCCTTGCAACCCTTGCTGTGGAAGAAACGGGTTTCGGAAAGGTTCCGGACAAAAAAGCCAAAAACCTTCTTGCCAGCGAAAAGCTGCATGAAGCCATCAAAGACATGAAGACCATCGGCGTGCTCAGCGATGACAAGGTAAGAAAAGTCGTTGAGATTGCAACGCCCGTAGGTGTGATTGCAGGGATTATACCTTCTACGAATCCCACATCCACCACAATCTATAAATCCATGATTTCTCTGAAATCCGGCAATGCCATTGTTTTCACGCCCCATCCCAGCGCCAGAAAGTGTATTGGGAAAACCGTTGAGATGATCCGCGGAGTGCTGAAAAACTGTGGGGTATGTGAAGATCTTGTCAGTGTGATGAGTGTGCCTTCCATGGAGGGCAGTGCGGAGTTGATGAAGGTTGTGGATCTCATTCTTGCAACGGGCGGTCCCGGCATGGTGAAGGCTGCTTACAGCTCCGGAACACCCGCCCTTGGTGTGGGTGCGGGCAACGTTCCGGCCTTTATTGAGAGAAGTGCGGATATAGAGGATGCCGTTGCCAAAATTTTTGCCAGCAAAACCTTTGACAACGGCACGGTCTGCGCATCGGAGCAGGCCATTGTAACGGAAAGTGTGATTGCCGAGCAGGTGAAAAAAAGTTTCGTTGCCCATGGTGGATATTTTCTCAGCGGTGATAAGGCGGAGAAAGTGAAACGGTACATGGAACGGGGCAATGGCTCCATGAACCCTGATATTGTTGGCCGGGATGCGGCTTATATAGCCCGTTTTGCCGGTATCGATGTTCCCCCGGGAACCCGGATTCTTATTTATGAGGAAGAGGGTGTGGGGCCGAAGTATCCCTTCTCCAAAGAAAAACTCACAGCTCTTCTGGGCTTTTATACGGTGAATGACTGGAAGGAAGCCTGTGAGATCTGTGACAAACTCTTGAGAAATGGAGGCGTGGGACATTCCCTTGCCATTCACTCCAGAAACGAAGAGGTGATCCGGGAGTTCGGACTGCGAAAACCCGTTTCCCGCATGCTGGTTAACACCCCCTCAACCCAGGGAGCCGTTGGTATCAGTACCAGTCTCTTCCCATCTTTTACACTGGGTTGCGGCACCGTTGGCGGAAGCGCCACTTCCGACAATGTTACCCCGCTGAACCTGATGAACGTGCGCCGGGTCGCCTATGATCTGGGGAACACCTGCTGTTCCTCTGCGCCGGTACCGGCGGCATCCGCCGCATCGACGACATCGTCCATTGATATCAATGCCGTAACGGCGCTGATTGTGGAGCAGCTTAGAAAAATGGCCTGA
- a CDS encoding 1-propanol dehydrogenase PduQ translates to MTQFNGRTKICYGSDAIETLEHLPAKRAFIVTDPFMVKTGFAARIQSHLDRAGILHRVFDGVEPDPSLETVTRGTLLLLQHESDLVIALGGGSAIDAAKAMMFFAHKAREDKKKPMLLAIPTTSGTGSEVTAISVVTDTANGVKVPLNDELLIPDVAILDARFTRTVPPSVTAVTGMDVLTHAIEAYTSRQASAFTRIYSEYATKYVFQYLFRAYQCGDDMEAREMMLLASCMAGMAFNNSGLGITHSMAHSLGGLFHIAHGMANAVLLPYVIRFNSFDVGVKYREIAGMLGLAARTVEEGTTSLIAAICSMNDSMGIPNRIRDLNIEERAFREHLGTMAGHALEDACTKGNPRMPSHGDIRGLLEKAW, encoded by the coding sequence GTGACACAGTTTAACGGAAGAACCAAAATCTGCTACGGATCAGATGCCATTGAGACCCTCGAACATTTACCGGCGAAGCGGGCTTTTATTGTTACGGATCCCTTTATGGTGAAAACCGGCTTTGCTGCCAGAATCCAGAGTCATCTGGACCGGGCCGGAATTCTCCACCGGGTTTTTGACGGTGTGGAGCCCGACCCTTCTCTGGAAACGGTAACGCGAGGTACCCTGCTTCTCCTGCAGCATGAGTCGGATCTGGTCATTGCTCTGGGAGGAGGCTCGGCCATTGATGCGGCCAAAGCCATGATGTTCTTTGCCCATAAAGCCAGGGAAGATAAGAAAAAGCCCATGCTGCTGGCCATACCCACCACCAGTGGTACCGGATCGGAGGTAACGGCCATTTCCGTGGTGACGGATACGGCCAACGGCGTAAAGGTGCCCCTGAATGATGAGTTGCTGATTCCGGATGTGGCCATTCTGGATGCACGGTTCACCCGTACCGTTCCCCCTTCCGTAACCGCTGTAACGGGAATGGATGTGCTTACCCATGCCATTGAGGCCTACACTTCCCGTCAGGCCAGTGCCTTTACCCGTATTTATTCGGAATATGCCACTAAATACGTGTTCCAGTATCTTTTCAGGGCCTATCAGTGCGGGGATGACATGGAAGCCAGGGAAATGATGCTGCTGGCATCCTGTATGGCTGGTATGGCTTTCAATAACAGTGGTCTGGGTATTACCCACAGTATGGCCCACAGCCTTGGCGGACTTTTTCATATCGCCCACGGCATGGCCAATGCTGTGCTGCTTCCCTATGTGATCCGGTTCAACAGCTTTGATGTTGGCGTGAAATATAGGGAAATTGCCGGGATGCTCGGGCTTGCCGCCAGAACAGTGGAGGAGGGAACCACAAGCCTGATTGCGGCCATATGCAGTATGAATGACTCCATGGGTATTCCTAACAGGATACGGGATCTGAATATAGAAGAGCGTGCTTTCCGGGAGCATCTGGGCACTATGGCCGGCCATGCACTGGAAGATGCCTGTACAAAAGGCAATCCGAGAATGCCGTCCCACGGGGACATCAGAGGCCTTCTGGAAAAAGCCTGGTAA
- a CDS encoding phosphate propanoyltransferase — protein MNEQAMKDILGDIIRKVLEQLEGALPVVPEAADGVDGIPVELSARHAHLSEEDAIALFGGPLTRVRDLSQPGQFLCKERVRLIGPKGVIDNVAILGPSRGSSQVEISKTDARILGVDVPIRQSGDTAGSPGIILASQQNVVGLEEGLIVAGRHIHMAPKDAERFGVTDNTRVSVRLNSQRPVILEDVLVRVNENFRLAMHIDLDEGNGAGWNTNVTGSIVAKQ, from the coding sequence ATGAATGAACAAGCCATGAAAGATATCCTTGGTGATATCATCAGAAAAGTGCTGGAACAGCTGGAGGGTGCATTGCCTGTGGTTCCGGAGGCAGCCGATGGGGTGGACGGGATTCCTGTGGAGCTTTCCGCGCGCCATGCCCATCTGAGTGAAGAAGATGCCATCGCTCTTTTTGGAGGTCCACTGACAAGGGTAAGGGATCTTTCCCAGCCGGGTCAGTTCCTCTGTAAGGAGCGGGTACGGTTGATCGGTCCTAAAGGGGTTATCGATAATGTGGCCATTCTCGGGCCTTCCCGCGGCAGTTCTCAGGTGGAGATTTCCAAAACCGATGCCCGTATTCTTGGAGTGGATGTCCCCATCCGGCAATCCGGTGATACGGCCGGAAGCCCCGGAATCATTCTTGCCTCTCAGCAGAATGTGGTGGGCCTGGAGGAAGGACTGATTGTTGCGGGACGTCATATTCATATGGCACCCAAGGATGCAGAAAGATTCGGCGTTACGGATAACACCAGAGTCAGTGTCCGGCTGAACAGCCAAAGGCCTGTTATTCTGGAAGACGTACTGGTTCGCGTGAATGAAAATTTCCGTCTTGCCATGCACATCGACCTGGATGAGGGAAATGGAGCCGGTTGGAATACGAATGTCACTGGCAGTATTGTGGCAAAACAATAG
- a CDS encoding 4Fe-4S dicluster domain-containing protein, which translates to MREQIVEKIKNAGVVGAGGAGFPTHVKVNAEVDTVLVNGASCEPLLMSDPYLMEAEVDTMVRGLEAVLDSTGASRGIICLKGKHETAMAAVRHSVARDSRGRLEVFELKDFYPAGDEQVLVHEVLGRTVPEGGIPLQVGVVVSNVESLYNVARAMDDIPLIDRYVTVTGEVRRHMVVKVPVGSLVADVIAFAGGPAISDYRVVDGGPMMGRVLPDMNQPVSKTTSGLIVLPPDHTVVARKIMDPERVRRITNTICCQCSQCTDLCPRNLMGHSLHPHKLMRVLASGILDSDMAREALLCSECGLCEKFACPMMVSPREVNAQIKQALMKEGIRWQASGREPVAHPFRNTRYVPTQRLMQRLNVTQYDTHPGFVSGFTASRVMIPLRQHIGAPARCLVCEGQSVKRGDLIGEIPENALGARVHASIDGVVEAIADGMVTIRA; encoded by the coding sequence ATGAGAGAGCAGATTGTAGAGAAAATAAAGAATGCGGGTGTTGTGGGGGCTGGTGGTGCCGGTTTCCCGACCCATGTGAAGGTGAATGCGGAGGTGGACACGGTTCTGGTGAACGGTGCTTCCTGCGAACCCCTGCTCATGAGTGATCCTTATCTCATGGAAGCGGAAGTGGATACCATGGTTCGCGGTTTGGAAGCGGTTCTGGACAGTACCGGTGCTTCACGGGGAATTATCTGTCTCAAGGGTAAGCATGAAACAGCCATGGCGGCGGTGCGCCATTCCGTTGCAAGAGATTCCCGTGGTCGTCTGGAAGTCTTTGAACTGAAAGATTTTTACCCCGCCGGTGATGAGCAGGTACTGGTGCATGAGGTTTTGGGCAGAACGGTGCCCGAGGGCGGCATTCCCCTTCAGGTGGGTGTTGTGGTCAGTAATGTGGAATCCCTTTATAACGTGGCTCGGGCCATGGACGATATTCCCCTGATTGACCGGTATGTGACCGTTACGGGAGAAGTCCGCAGGCACATGGTAGTGAAGGTTCCCGTGGGCAGCCTTGTGGCCGATGTGATAGCCTTTGCCGGCGGTCCTGCCATTTCTGACTACCGGGTGGTGGACGGCGGCCCCATGATGGGCCGGGTACTGCCGGACATGAACCAGCCCGTAAGCAAAACCACCAGCGGACTCATCGTTCTGCCACCGGATCATACGGTGGTGGCCAGAAAAATCATGGATCCTGAACGGGTTCGACGGATTACCAATACGATTTGTTGCCAGTGTTCCCAGTGCACGGATCTTTGCCCGAGAAATCTGATGGGCCATTCCCTTCATCCCCATAAACTGATGCGGGTGCTGGCCTCCGGTATACTGGACAGCGATATGGCCAGAGAAGCGTTGCTTTGCTCTGAATGCGGTCTTTGTGAAAAATTTGCCTGCCCCATGATGGTTTCTCCCCGAGAAGTGAACGCCCAGATCAAGCAGGCACTGATGAAGGAAGGTATCCGCTGGCAGGCTTCCGGCAGGGAGCCTGTGGCTCATCCTTTCCGGAATACCCGCTATGTTCCCACCCAGCGTCTCATGCAGCGTTTAAATGTGACACAATATGATACCCACCCCGGTTTTGTGAGCGGATTTACGGCCAGCAGGGTGATGATTCCGCTCCGTCAGCATATCGGTGCACCCGCCCGTTGTCTGGTATGTGAAGGTCAGAGTGTGAAAAGGGGCGATCTTATAGGTGAAATTCCGGAGAATGCGCTGGGAGCAAGGGTCCATGCAAGTATTGACGGTGTGGTCGAAGCCATTGCAGACGGCATGGTAACCATCAGGGCCTAA
- the cutD gene encoding choline TMA-lyase-activating enzyme: MIERKALIFNIQKYNMYDGPGVRTLVFFKGCPLRCQWCSNPEGQKRQHQVLFKKDACVNCGDCIPVCPVGIHRMSPDTGLHEVRRDVECIGCRQCEKVCKVTALSVVGEVKTISELLDIIEEDRPFYEMSGGGVTLGGGEVLMQPEAAASLLMACRERGIHTAIETCGYAKPESLTAVAGFTDLFLFDLKHMNSERHYQLTGVRNEFILSNLTMLLENRHAVQIRVPLLKHVNDSEEEIRQLIGFLEPYRDYSNLKGIDLLPYHRLGVHKYAQLDWEYPLKGDPALSESDLDRVEQYIRKYSFPVSVIRH; this comes from the coding sequence ATGATTGAAAGAAAAGCACTGATTTTTAACATACAGAAATACAACATGTATGACGGACCAGGCGTCAGAACCCTTGTATTTTTTAAAGGCTGCCCCCTGCGCTGTCAGTGGTGCTCCAATCCGGAAGGTCAGAAGCGCCAGCATCAGGTTCTGTTTAAAAAAGATGCCTGTGTAAACTGTGGTGACTGCATACCGGTATGCCCTGTGGGAATTCACCGTATGTCACCGGACACCGGGCTCCATGAAGTGAGGCGGGACGTGGAGTGCATTGGATGCCGTCAATGTGAGAAGGTATGCAAGGTTACCGCCCTGTCTGTTGTGGGAGAAGTGAAAACCATTTCTGAGCTGCTGGATATCATTGAAGAAGACAGGCCTTTTTATGAAATGTCCGGAGGTGGTGTCACCCTTGGCGGGGGGGAAGTGCTGATGCAGCCGGAAGCGGCAGCCAGTCTGCTCATGGCCTGTCGGGAGCGAGGCATTCATACGGCCATTGAAACCTGCGGGTATGCCAAACCCGAATCGCTGACAGCGGTGGCCGGGTTTACGGATCTGTTTCTTTTCGATCTCAAGCACATGAATTCGGAACGGCACTATCAGCTGACCGGTGTGCGCAATGAGTTCATTCTGAGCAACCTGACCATGCTGCTGGAAAACAGGCATGCGGTGCAGATACGGGTGCCGCTTCTGAAACATGTGAATGACAGTGAGGAAGAAATCCGCCAGCTCATCGGATTTCTGGAGCCTTACAGGGATTACAGCAACCTCAAGGGTATTGATCTGTTGCCCTATCATCGGCTGGGTGTGCACAAATATGCCCAGCTGGACTGGGAGTATCCCCTGAAAGGGGATCCGGCCTTAAGCGAGAGTGATCTGGACCGTGTGGAACAGTATATACGGAAATACAGTTTTCCGGTGTCTGTTATCCGGCACTAG
- a CDS encoding EutN/CcmL family microcompartment protein, which yields MIIGKVIGNVWATRKEESLNGMKLMVVRRLDTESGCEQESFVAVDCVGAGIGERVLVTTGSSARMALDNPNKPVDATIVGIIDEVEVRAEG from the coding sequence ATGATAATCGGCAAAGTGATCGGAAACGTATGGGCTACCCGTAAGGAAGAGTCCCTGAACGGTATGAAGCTGATGGTGGTCCGGCGTCTGGATACCGAAAGCGGATGTGAACAGGAAAGCTTTGTAGCGGTGGATTGCGTGGGAGCCGGTATTGGAGAACGGGTTCTCGTAACCACGGGGAGTTCCGCGCGCATGGCATTGGATAATCCTAACAAGCCTGTGGATGCCACTATAGTCGGAATCATCGACGAAGTGGAAGTCCGGGCGGAGGGTTGA
- the eutJ gene encoding ethanolamine utilization protein EutJ, protein MDFTAIDQQINALEQCVDKTVPVDRDEPLLVGVDLGTAYIVVVVLNSSSEPVACAMEFAQVIKDGLVVDYIGATRIVRRLVSQLEERLGRTLERAAIAVPPGTGEKDCKTHGYVVEGAGLEVVTILDEPTAANAVLGISSGVIVDIGGGTTGLSVIEEGKVVYVADEATGGTHLSLVLAGNYRVSFEEAEELKKDRSRQNEILSVVRPVIQKMASIVNTHIQGRDVKAIYLVGGTCCLKDMEKVMEKETGKPVYKPANPFLVTPLGIAMNCGR, encoded by the coding sequence GTGGATTTCACAGCCATTGATCAACAAATCAACGCCCTTGAACAATGTGTGGACAAAACGGTTCCCGTGGACAGGGATGAACCCCTGCTTGTGGGGGTGGATCTTGGAACGGCCTACATTGTGGTGGTGGTCCTGAACAGCAGCAGCGAACCCGTGGCCTGTGCCATGGAGTTTGCTCAGGTGATCAAGGACGGGCTGGTGGTAGATTACATTGGTGCTACCCGCATTGTCCGCAGGCTGGTGTCTCAGCTGGAAGAACGGTTGGGCCGGACTCTGGAGCGCGCCGCCATCGCCGTTCCACCCGGAACCGGAGAGAAGGACTGCAAGACCCATGGCTATGTTGTGGAAGGAGCAGGGCTGGAGGTGGTAACCATTCTGGATGAGCCTACGGCAGCCAATGCGGTGCTGGGTATCTCCAGTGGAGTGATTGTGGATATTGGTGGCGGTACCACGGGCCTTTCCGTCATTGAAGAGGGCAAGGTGGTGTATGTAGCTGATGAAGCCACGGGCGGCACCCACCTTTCCCTTGTGCTGGCCGGCAATTACCGGGTGAGTTTTGAAGAGGCGGAAGAGCTGAAAAAGGACAGAAGCCGTCAGAATGAAATCCTTTCTGTGGTGCGTCCGGTTATTCAGAAGATGGCCTCCATCGTCAATACTCATATACAGGGAAGGGATGTGAAAGCCATTTATCTTGTGGGCGGTACCTGTTGTCTGAAAGATATGGAAAAGGTGATGGAAAAGGAAACGGGTAAGCCTGTGTACAAACCGGCCAATCCATTTCTTGTAACGCCTTTGGGCATAGCCATGAACTGCGGCAGGTAG
- a CDS encoding BMC domain-containing protein, producing the protein MDLRTIGCVELNSIAMGMHTADEMVKAAEVRLVLARPTCPGRYLVMVAGDTGAVKSSVETGREIGGEAIIDWFVLPNVHSGVIPALNGTGLRASIDALGVIETYTTVACILAADAAAKAGQVDLLEIRFAAGLAGKSFVTMTGDVGSVHSSVRAGVEGVGDAGPVLSHVVIPSPSEDLKAQLL; encoded by the coding sequence ATGGATTTAAGAACAATAGGTTGCGTTGAGCTGAACAGTATAGCCATGGGCATGCACACGGCTGATGAAATGGTAAAGGCTGCGGAAGTCAGGCTTGTGTTGGCCCGTCCTACCTGCCCGGGACGTTATCTCGTTATGGTTGCCGGAGACACGGGGGCTGTGAAAAGCTCTGTGGAGACGGGGCGAGAAATCGGAGGTGAGGCCATTATCGACTGGTTTGTGCTTCCCAATGTTCACAGTGGTGTGATTCCGGCTCTGAACGGAACGGGTCTGAGGGCTTCCATTGATGCGCTGGGCGTGATTGAAACCTATACAACGGTGGCCTGCATTCTGGCCGCGGATGCGGCGGCCAAAGCCGGCCAGGTGGATCTTCTGGAAATTCGTTTTGCCGCTGGTCTTGCGGGAAAGTCCTTTGTCACTATGACCGGCGATGTGGGATCTGTGCATTCCTCCGTTCGCGCTGGAGTGGAGGGTGTGGGTGATGCGGGGCCGGTTCTGAGTCATGTGGTGATTCCCTCACCCAGTGAGGATTTGAAGGCACAACTGCTGTAA
- a CDS encoding BMC domain-containing protein: protein MTALGLIETKGLLAAIEAADAMLKAADVRLLEKNLASGGLVTISVAGEVAAVKAAVDAGAAAVGRIRGGRVVSQHVIARPDKELGCIIATGWAGVREENSAEEPVFLLKDPDSKDPEAGKGKTPGKNGPEGCTTGAPDREVPPERVEKQVVSQRKVSHHNISQLKKMNLSSLRKIARSFQSISMSRAEIDTARKKDLVEAITGAYRQEEE, encoded by the coding sequence ATGACAGCACTTGGACTGATAGAAACCAAAGGACTTCTTGCCGCCATTGAAGCGGCGGATGCCATGCTGAAGGCAGCGGACGTTCGTCTTCTGGAAAAAAACCTTGCCAGTGGAGGGCTTGTCACCATCAGTGTGGCCGGGGAGGTAGCTGCTGTGAAGGCGGCTGTGGACGCCGGAGCTGCGGCGGTGGGGCGGATCAGGGGGGGTAGAGTGGTTTCTCAGCACGTCATTGCCCGTCCGGATAAAGAGCTTGGCTGTATCATTGCCACAGGATGGGCGGGTGTAAGGGAAGAAAATTCCGCAGAAGAGCCGGTATTTTTGCTGAAAGATCCTGACAGTAAAGACCCCGAGGCAGGCAAGGGAAAGACTCCGGGCAAAAATGGGCCGGAAGGGTGCACGACAGGTGCGCCGGATAGGGAAGTACCCCCTGAAAGAGTAGAAAAACAGGTGGTTTCACAGAGAAAAGTCAGCCATCACAATATTTCACAACTGAAAAAGATGAACCTGAGCAGTTTGCGTAAGATTGCCCGGAGTTTTCAGAGTATTTCCATGAGCCGGGCAGAAATAGACACGGCTCGAAAAAAAGACCTGGTGGAAGCCATTACAGGCGCTTACAGACAGGAAGAGGAGTAA
- the eutM gene encoding ethanolamine utilization microcompartment protein EutM — protein sequence MKALGMIETRGLVGAIEAGDAMVKAANVELIGREQVGSGLVTVMVRGDVGAVKAATDAGAAAAERVGELVSVHVIPRPHSEVERILPKSFTK from the coding sequence ATGAAAGCACTGGGAATGATTGAAACCAGAGGTCTTGTGGGAGCCATTGAAGCAGGTGATGCCATGGTAAAGGCGGCCAATGTTGAGCTGATCGGGCGTGAGCAGGTGGGCAGCGGCCTTGTTACCGTTATGGTTCGTGGAGATGTGGGAGCCGTGAAGGCGGCAACGGATGCCGGTGCGGCGGCTGCGGAGCGTGTGGGAGAGCTTGTGAGTGTCCATGTGATTCCCCGTCCCCACAGTGAAGTGGAAAGAATACTGCCTAAAAGCTTTACAAAGTAA
- the eutM gene encoding ethanolamine utilization microcompartment protein EutM: MSSLNALGMIETKGLVGAIEAADAMVKAANVTLIGRAQVGAGLVTVMVRGDVGAVKAATDAGAAAADRVGELVSVHVIPRPHGEVELILPKIEG; the protein is encoded by the coding sequence ATGTCCTCATTGAATGCACTGGGAATGATAGAAACCAAAGGTCTTGTGGGCGCCATTGAAGCAGCAGATGCCATGGTCAAGGCAGCCAATGTTACCCTGATCGGACGGGCCCAGGTAGGTGCGGGTCTTGTGACCGTTATGGTTCGTGGTGACGTTGGTGCGGTGAAAGCGGCAACGGATGCCGGCGCGGCGGCGGCGGACAGGGTCGGTGAACTGGTGAGCGTGCACGTAATCCCCCGTCCCCATGGTGAAGTAGAGCTGATCCTTCCGAAAATTGAGGGGTGA